In Fusarium fujikuroi IMI 58289 draft genome, chromosome FFUJ_chr08, one genomic interval encodes:
- a CDS encoding probable short chain dehydrogenase, translated as MSSKSFYALIAGVGPGTGRSVALRFAQKYPVVLLARRPESYESTLADVQKAGGKAIGVSADVGDAASLKNAFETINKELPDSQLAAAVYNVGSGGFAKKPFLELTETDLNASIDGSIRAFFNFAQATIPHLLEAVPSSHYPPTLILTGATASVKGSAQFSTFAAGKWGQRAMHQSLAREFGPKGVHVAHAVIDGVIDIPRTKQWAANDGVEDGKISPDAIAEAYWNLHTQHRSAFTQEIDIRPYVEKW; from the exons ATGTCGTCCAAGTCCTTCTACGCTCTCATCGCTGGCGTTGGCCCTGGCACTG GTCGTTCCGTCGCTCTGCGATTCGCTCAGAAATACCCAGTAGTATTACTTGCTCGTCGGCCTGAGAGTTACGAGAGTACTCTTGCAGATGTTCAAAAGGCGGGTGGTAAGGCGATCGGGGTCTCAGCCGACGTTGGAGACGCTGCATCTTTGAAGAATGCTTTTGAGACTATCAACAAGGAATTGCCAGACAGTCAACTCGCGGCCGCTGTTTACAACGTCGGAAGCGGTGGCTTTGCTAAGAAACCTTTCTTGGAGCTCACAGAGACTGATCTCAATGCCAGCATTGATGGATCTAT CCGGGCATTCTTCAACTTTGCGCAAGCTACTAtccctcatcttcttgaagCAGTACCAAGCTCTCACTACCCTCCGACCCTAATCCTCACTGGCGCCACAGCTTCCGTTAAGGGTTCCGCGCAGTTCAGCACCTTTGCAGCTGGAAAATGGGGCCAACGCGCCATGCATCAATCTCTTGCTCGTGAATTCGGTCCAAAGGGTGTCCATGTAGCTCATGCCGTGATTGACGGAGTCATCGATATCCCACGGACCAAGCAATGGGCTGCTAATGACGGTGTCGAGGATGGAAAGATTAGTCCTGATGCG ATTGCTGAGGCTTATTGGAATCTTCATACGCAACATCGCTCTGCATTTACCCAGGAGATCGATATCCGGCCATACGTTGAGAAGTGGTAG
- a CDS encoding related to peptidylarginine deiminase and related enzymes encodes MFTTVRRSIKSPIKSFMDPGQMQRISRRYRMPPEWQKHSQTLTAWPSAASIVEEKILRQARAEVSALSNAISRFEPVTMFARPEDVHEASETVSDNVNVRPLAVSELWIRDTGPVFVHGTQNGCSTGLKLNFNYWGAKIPSTGDEAVAANIQIPEASVIDHKDEKDGSAPKGNVVPIIDSGFTSEGGAIEVDGDGTLLVTESSIINENRNPGKSKEELEELFEKYFGTHKVIWLTGVKDYDITDFHIDAFARFIRPGQVLLSRPSERADPRVIQAYKEAKETLRNATDHQGRQLEVFEVEEPHPRDLPGENWDHFDVTVASYVNYYLPNGGLIMPRFGIEKLDNDAYALFRQHFPDRVIVQVDLNILPKLGGGIHCATQQVPAEDWMQR; translated from the coding sequence ATGTTTACGACCGTTCGAAGATCCATCAAGTCTCCAATCAAGAGTTTCATGGATCCAGGCCAGATGCAGAGAATTTCTAGGAGGTATCGCATGCCGCCAGAATGGCAGAAGCACTCGCAAACGCTGACTGCATGGCCGTCTGCCGCCTCTATTGTAGAGGAGAAGATCCTTCGACAGGCGCGCGCGGAAGTCTCGGCTCTTTCCAACGCCATCTCCCGCTTCGAGCCAGTCACAATGTTTGCCCGCCCGGAAGACGTTCATGAAGCATCTGAAACGGTGTCTGATAACGTCAATGTGCGACCGCTGGCCGTGAGCGAGCTTTGGATCCGCGATACAGGACCGGTCTTTGTTCATGGGACGCAAAATGGCTGTTCTACTGGGCTCAAACTTAATTTCAACTACTGGGGAGCCAAGATACCATCCACTGGTGATGAAGCGGTTGCTGCGAATATCCAGATTCCAGAAGCTTCAGTCATAGACCATAAGGATGAAAAAGACGGAAGTGCGCCCAAGGGAAATGTTGTACCTATAATTGACTCCGGCTTCACTAGTGAAGGAGGCGCGATTGAGGTCGATGGAGATGGGACCCTTCTCGTGACTGAGAGCTCCATCATTAATGAGAACCGGAATCCCGGGAAATCGAAAGAAGAGCTAGAAGAACTATTCGAGAAATACTTCGGAACCCACAAAGTGATCTGGCTTACTGGCGTCAAAGACTATGATATCACTGACTTTCATATCGATGCCTTTGCGAGGTTCATCAGACCGGGCCAAGTTCTGTTGAGCAGACCTTCTGAACGTGCTGACCCGCGAGTTATCCAAGCCTACAAAGAAGCCAAGGAAACTTTGAGGAACGCAACAGATCATCAAGGAAGACAGTTGGAAGtctttgaagttgaagagcctCATCCTCGTGACCTCCCCGGCGAGAATTGGGATCATTTCGATGTCACAGTTGCTTCATATGTCAACTACTACCTTCCCAACGGAGGCCTGATCATGCCTCGCTTTGGAATTGAAAAGCTTGATAATGATGCCTACGCCTTGTTTCGCCAGCACTTCCCAGATCGAGTGATTGTTCAGGTTGATCTGAACATCCTTCCTAAGCTCGGTGGAGGAATTCATTGTGCTACTCAGCAAGTGCCCGCGGAGGACTGGATGCAGAGATGA
- a CDS encoding putative protein, which yields MTSANALRLPGHGLELKWRHTETIDESKFIPFQLTEGCNAEMEMSYMALKTIYTASDSLHRNPLSSYPLPNTLSINSKHIQTQQNPQRVVFTANQPHTTTITMCLPFGRSQTRYSSGGGGMMGARPVKEVHHHHHGGGRMGGGMGGGRMGGGGMMGGMGGGRRMGGGMGGMMGGSRRMGGRRC from the exons ATGACATCTGCCAACGCTCTGCGCCTTCCGGGCCACGGCTTGGAGCTGAAGTGGCGTCATACGGAAACTATCGATGAATCCAAGTTTATCCCCTTTCAACTGACTGAAGGTTGCAAtgctgagatggagatgTCATACATGGCATTGAAGACTATATATACTGCCTCTGATTCCCTTCATCGCAATCCattatcatc ATACCCTCTACCAAATACCCTCTCCATAAACTCTAAACACATCCAAACTCAACAGAACCCACAACGAGTTGTTTTCACTGCAAACCAGCCACACACAACTACCATCACAATGTGTCTCCCTTTCGGAAGAAGCCAAACTCGCTATAGCTCTGGCGGCGGTGGAATGATGGGTGCTCGCCCAGTCAAGGAAgttcaccatcatcaccatggcgGAGGTCGCATGGGTGGAGGCATGGGAGGCGGCCGCATGGGAGGTGGCGGTATGATGGGAGGAATGGGAGGCGGACGACGCATGGGTGGAGGTATGGGAGGCATGATGGGCGGCAGTAGAAGAATGGGTGGACGACGATGCTAG